One Triticum dicoccoides isolate Atlit2015 ecotype Zavitan chromosome 5B, WEW_v2.0, whole genome shotgun sequence genomic window carries:
- the LOC119306720 gene encoding probable aldo-keto reductase 1 — protein MASPAVPRMKLGSQGMEVSAQGLGCMGVSVAYGPPKPDADMVALIHHAVAAGVTFLDTADVYGPHTNEILLGKALQGGGVREKVDLATKFGGFLGEDGWSVRGDPAYVREACEGSLKRLGVDCIDLYCQHRVDTRVPIEVMIGELKKLVEEGKIKYIGLSEASASTIRRAHAVHPITSVQIEWSLWSRDVEEDIIPTCRCCAKTTYIFRLLKIMKLNYQNDFFLDNFRELGIGIVCYSPLGRGFFSVGSKLADSLSDDDFRKISAKES, from the exons ATGGCGTCTCCAGCGGTTCCCCGCATGAAGCTGGGCTCCCAGGGAATGGAGGTCTCGGCGCAGGGCCTCGGCTGCATGGGCGTGTCCGTCGCCTACGGTCCGCCCAAGCCCGACGCCGACATGGTGGCCCTCATCCACCACGCCGTCGCCGCCGGCGTCACCTTCCTCGACACCGCCGACGTCTACGGCCCGCACACCAACGAGATCCTCCTCGGCAAG GCGCTGCAAGGCGGCGGCGTGAGGGAGAAGGTGGATCTGGCCACCAAGTTCGGCGGCTTCTTGGGAGAGGATGGGTGGAGTGTCCGCGGGGACCCGGCGTACGTGCGTGAGGCGTGCGAGGGCAGCCTCAAGCGGCTCGGCGTCGACTGCATCGATCTCTACTGCCAGCACCGCGTAGACACCAGGGTGCCCATCGAGGTCATG ATTGGTGAGCTCAAGAAACTAGTCGAAGAAGGAAAGATAAAGTACATCGGATTATCCGAAGCATCTGCATCAACGATCAGAAGGGCGCATGCCGTTCATCCTATCACTTCAGTTCAGATCGAATGGTCACTATGGAGTAGGGACGTGGAAGAGGACATAATTCCAACTTGCAGATGTTGTGCAAAAACCACCTATATATTTCGTTTATTGAAAATCATGAAGCTTAATTATCAAAATGATTTTTTTCTTGACAATTTCAGAGAACTTGGAATTGGAATCGTGTGTTACAGCCCACTTGGTAGAGGGTTCTTCTCTGTAGGATCGAAATTGGCTGACTCACTATCAGACGACGACTTCCGCAAG ATTTCAGCCAAAGAATCTTGA